The following are encoded together in the Vespa velutina chromosome 3, iVesVel2.1, whole genome shotgun sequence genome:
- the LOC124948204 gene encoding putative uncharacterized protein DDB_G0282133 isoform X2, with product MNTYFKTLADLLPPHQEGRKRNKVDILIHASKYIKDLHVRTEELFFAHASEAHKEELARLKKLVTLLFSRTQLLSTLLQEAGISVPAEPALERISPLKWSNKINVEDVEKYFTKEKTSEKKKEKSADSKVPLNKKSPSQTSSKKVLDESNISKNSSIENQENRLNCVNNKDNDSNNLGNDSQIECRENNVQIEKGEISKSFGNNRQTIKNAIRKIENRKKIKKKFKIKDTKKPSSICINNSVTNLTPNTLILSGGKLVPLVTPMTSLTSNIIVNTQPQSVNPIILSNAQQSQMIVMQPLTNHVQNSVVSIRKQGVINTMQKVTLNTMSNIRSNLVVDSQNWASNVKNIINSTRIGGHKGILPKGKEVTKTTMTYKVPIPAIHKEKVDKYKESSNRKESEGKSKINKNNVKSIKNTPLTEETTTEKVVKEKSTQCFSDNVSSEKIPYKRCLSIENISSDEPEDKKRKGDDIDTITVSSSTITNFTATCKSIESLKHVIEKIGENSNEIQEKDHTPVIKHGEIITESNITNSNSLSPNNTAIENIPDSSEPIVNMNSNYSHNEEKPVQNKIISPQGSPSNTSSELNETNDAMMSTSPTTGYDIPVDNEVEKIVNTKESSNTKSTLPEVAETVQSAVESERIKEVCNLGTQFDSLLRVNAKGPEMLEGTVNLESNKIILNLDTNTTTAMKPEASTAIIQTSAITTSTSLNSVNIQNDDIKLVRSSKEDISKCLPYNADNSFIPINSRTEALHSDLSNDIFASLQVPSNSHNTESISPTAAFLMAFPLVSSLNGKTEVLDEEMKEDFKYHSQTPPMLLQIGSMEPNSFKVRVSTSPMFETVTEKCLKPTCENKKDIVTSTSVNIHSEIMLPIVCTSTTRAVPKIVSEETLKEPYKMIQSTLPPVLEKSTDLTNSFSHASSTYSNVNSSPVTSNTTCTNKDCQKQTTTVFQNNTESIATENTVSQAHITATSIINKNIDRNPVIRTSDYNNVQYSDTQSFLPNYPTIANSNQRTLQQNTSTFMDTSTAEDSGTIGSSRNIMSDISQMSLASCLNNITTTTTSSSTSLVSLQTDYTPQIKDKDSQERQHAAYVAQNKESLIDTTLVPNHRLDYAEVHESLPTASQNLQQNYPAHTKDPSTPILSSQGMQSVYNTHTKESNCIDVSHNSQQTFDIHQKDHMDQHSHTEYCKDQTKNLTCKNSISFSSGNENERSSHNQNYTKLNKDSNNENNNNIEQGTKLNTVLGSKQQEHSDERRDTNYVSTKKVDIDPFGQTFSYGVKSSISTQPDQTDVNPNVVTMFQEKHNSSNYTPFSNKDIKKVNTNTTNTITSKSLIQDTPTLLYTQQQMPSFVATSNYEQSTITDNHTKSMTTVAHNSSNFSILSWTTFSPVGGCGNNNPQFEQGSHPNDNTDGKTICENYNYVSLHKENSGFSDVLTTDTYSTHPNVSGIDKLRMKSDVDTQKPPFVDASKNRNVQSTASSSTTKQNRLQNQTQTSNNNDYKFSTENKSKSKYEINSDYIQTEYSSISEQTQQASQQHGQKNHQSLTAKQDKSTYPISSYDSHINFDVPEISTQLKYSIETYVGANFKYVDKIQQHGQHRYQLLNQTQVPSLQQGSTTYNSDVNKHRQQQQGSNKLKNNQQQHTIRAPVNWMMTPEFKHNTSITDIIFPPIGKELEFCQNNLFTQTPSYNQSTPNQFYNNYDVAAHSFSNLSMLQSEQKRPTEAFYSEEQPFPWSPTKNPVHNVEQNLGQQSIKAIDQHAVSSTLSTLVSDLDLGTNVSEKQNFLLGQVPPRILIEQNKELIRDKEENVLGRDFHTVLSTQSVPHSAQGSSFLSVSQLVEQEKAEKTQQQHYHLHHHHPHQHQHPHHHQQQQQQQQQQQQQQQQQQQQQQQQQQQQQQQQQQQQTNRKHQRKNNVSPRGNNKRQIDIRKQTPTNEQLHQRHEEQKASSHTFSEQVYQHQQKYQQNNAYWRSRNCKSNYTAEALISSNSNINDANHQDKHTSIKLVSSHSQNKFQSSLPTTDAVMPLNYFSNTDDNTGYGQMVNQNFNSYTYSSNANIYPTSTFITSIPNTSSSYMMPLHENTDYMEVNAFLLPNTAITTAASTSTTSTINVSTSATPQKHQNYGKHQNCDKRSYASTAKKGKRKGIDGTIQNIEFPLANMNSSLEDYHQSNSFLPPLPHANSLYQNHPQTNMYTKAVNSLPPPPPPVAGNQNVPTITPAGFSVNPNIPRVRVVTSNSVTMSHHPSGTSLTNFNLSTIFPEMNDKITGYKPTSGIPPGPTQLSNHGSVSYAQRINYTNSLCHLPQVSETMQFNNDVTSVTSRSASTGPAPPPPPPPPLPPSGVIHYKNV from the exons ATGAATACATATTTCAAGACCTTAGCAGATCTCTTACCTCCACATCAAGAAGGTCGCAAGCGCAACAAAGTTGATATATTGATACATGCatcaaaatatatcaaagatcTTCATGTTCGTACAGAAGAATTATTCTTTGCTCATGCATCAGAAGCTCAca aagAAGAACTAGCACGTTTGAAAAAACTTGTAACGCTACTATTTTCACGAACACAATTACTTTCAACTTTGCTTCAAGAAGCTGGAATATCTGTACCTGCAGAACCAGCTTTAGAAAGGATATCTCCATTAAAATGGTCGAACAAAATTAATGTAGAAgatgtagaaaaatattttacaaaag aaaaaacttctgagaaaaagaaagaaaaatctgcaGACAGTAAAGTGCctttaaataagaaatctcCATCCCAAACATCTTCGAAAAAAGTTTTGGATGAATccaatatttctaaaaattccTCTATTGAAAATCAGGAAAATCGTTTGAATTGTgtgaataataaagataatgattcaaataatttaGGCAATGATTCACAAATTGAATGCAGAGAGAATAATgttcaaattgaaaaag GTGAAATTTCCAAAAGTTTTGGAAACAACAGACAGACTATAAAAAATG CTAtacgaaaaatagaaaaccggaaaaaaattaaaaagaaattcaaaataaaagatactAAGAAGCCTTCAtccatatgtataaataattctgtAACAAATTTAACACCAAatactttaattttatcagGTGGAAAATTGGTACCATTAGTAACACCCATGACTTCTTTAACATCTAATATTATAGTCAATACACAACCACAATCAGTAAATCCGATAATTCTTAGTAATGCTCAACAAAGTCAAATGATTGTCATGCAGCCTTTAACAAATCACGTACAAAATTCTGTTGTTTCTATTCGAAAGCAAGGTGTAATAAATACCATGCAGAAGGTTACTTTAAATACAATGTCGAACATTAGATCAAATTTGGTTGTAGATTCGCAAAATTGGGCGtctaatgtaaaaaatataattaattctacACGAATAGGTGGTCATAAAGGTATTTtaccaaaaggaaaagaagttaCTAAAACAACTATGACTTATAAAGTTCCTATTCCAGCAATTCATAAAGAGaaagtagataaatataaagaaagctCTAACCGTAAAGAATCTGAAGGAAaatctaaaattaataaaaataatgtcaaaAGCATTAAAAATACACCACTTACAGAAGAAACAACAACAGAAAAagttgttaaagaaaaaagcacaCAGTGTTTTAGTGATAATGTGTCTAGTGAAAAAATACCATATAAACGATGTTTaagcattgaaaatatatcttctGACGAACCTGAAGACAAAAAGCGAAAAGGAGATGATATAGATACTATAACGGTATCTAGTTCGACTATTACGAATTTTACAGCGACATGCAAATCTATTGAAAGCTTGAAGCATGTCATAGAAAAAATTGGAGAAAATTCAAATGAGATCCAAGAAAAAGATCATACACCTGTAATAAAACATGGTGAAATTATTACAGAatcaaatattacaaattcaaaTTCATTATCACCTAATAACACAgctattgaaaatattcctgATTCTTCTGAACCAATAGTTAATATGAATTCGAATTATTCACATAATGAAGAGAAACctgtacaaaataaaattatatcgccACAAGGTTCCCCAAGCAATACTTCTTctgaattaaatgaaacaaatgatGCAATGATGTCAACTTCACCTACAACTGGATATGATATTCCTGTAGACAACGAAGTAGAAAAAATTGTCAATACTAAAGAATCTTCAAATACAAAATCAACCTTACCTGAAGTTGCTGAAACAGTACAAAGTGCAGTAGAAtcggaaagaataaaagaagtatGTAACTTAGGTACACAATTCGATAGTCTTTTACGTGTAAATGCTAAAGGCCCTGAAATGTTAGAAGGAACAGTAAATTTAGAAagtaataagattattttaaatttggaTACAAATACAACCACAGCGATGAAACCTGAAGCAAGTACAGCCATTATTCAAACATCAGCAATAACAACATCAACTTCATTAAATTCTGTAAATATTCAGaatgatgatataaaattgGTTAGATCATCAAAAGAAGATATATCCAAATGTTTACCATACAATGCAGATAATAGTTTCATTCCAATTAATAGTAGAACAGAAGCACTTCATTCTGATTtatcaaatgatatatttgCTTCTCTGCAAGTACCTTCTAATTCACATAATACAGAGTCAATATCACCTACAGCAGCTTTCTTAATGGCATTTCCATTAGTGTCATCTTTAAATGGAAAAACTGAAGTTCTTgatgaagaaatgaaagaagattttaaatatcatagtCAAACACCACCTATGCTTTTACAAATTGGTAGTATGGAACCAAATAGTTTCAAAGTTAGAGTATCAACATCTCCAATGTTTGAAACAGTGACTGAGAAATGTTTGAAACCAACATgtgagaacaaaaaagatattgttACGTCTACAAGTGTGAATATTCATTCGGAAATCATGCTGCCTATTGTCTGTACATCAACAACAAGAGCTGTACCAAAGATTGTAAGTGAGGAAACACTTAAAGAGCcatataaaatgatacaatCTACATTACCACCAGTTTTAGAAAAATCGACAGATTtaacgaattctttttctcatgcATCTTCTACATATTCTAATGTAAATTCATCACCGGTTACATCAAATACTACTTGTACAAATAAAGATTGTCAGAAGCAGACAACTACAGTATTTCAAAATAACACAGAATCTATTGCAACTGAAAATACGGTATCTCAGGCACATATCACTGCCacttcaataataaataaaaatattgacagAAATCCTGTCATACGAACTtcagattataataatgttcaGTATTCTGATACACAAAGTTTTTTGCCAAATTATCCAACTATAGCAAATAGCAACCAAAGAACATTGCAACAAAATACATCTACTTTTATGGATACATCTACAGCAGAAGATTCAGGTACCATCGGATCATCGCGAAATATCATGAGTGATATATCCCAGATGTCACTTGCCTCTTGTCTCAATAATATTACAACCACAACTACTTCATCATCTACAAGTTTGGTGTCATTACAAACTGATTATACACCacaaataaaagacaaagatTCACAAGAACGTCAGCATGCAGCTTATGTAGCTCAGAATAAAGAATCTCTCATTGATACTACATTGGTACCTAATCATCGTCTTGATTATGCTGAAGTTCATGAGTCGCTTCCTACAGCATCTCAAAATTTACAACAGAATTATCCAGCACATACAAAGGATCCATCAACTCCAATTCTTTCTTCTCAGGGAATGCAATCTGTTtataatacacatacaaaaGAATCAAATTGCATTGATGTATCACATAATTCACAACAGACATTTGACATTCACCAGAAAGATCATATGGATCAGCATTCTCATACTGAATATTGCAAGGATCAGACCAAAAATTTAACATGTAAAAAttctatatcattttcttcagGAAATGAAAATGAGCGTTCATCtcataatcaaaattatacgaaattaaataaagattctaataatgaaaacaataacaacataGAACAAGgtacaaaattaaatactgTCTTAGGATCAAAACAGCAAGAACATTCTGATGAAAGACGCGATACGAATTATGTATCTACGAAAAAAGTCGATATTGATCCATTTGGACAAACATTTTCATATGGAGTAAAATCATCAATAAGTACACAACCAGATCAAACTGATGTAAATCCAAATGTTGTTACAATGTTTCAAGAAAAACATAATTCCTCAAATTATACTCCTTTttctaataaagatattaaaaaagtgaATACCAATACAACCAATACTATAACAAGTAAATCTCTTATTCAAGATACACCTACATTGCTTTATACTCAACAGCAAATGCCTTCCTTTGTTGCAACATCGAATTATGAACAGAGTACTATTACAGATAATCATACAAAATCAATGACAACGGTTGCTCATAATTCATCCAATTTCAGTATCCTTTCATGGACAACATTTTCACCAGTTGGTGGATGTGGTAATAATAATCCACAATTTGAACAGGGATCTCATCCGAATGATAATACAGACGGAAAAACGATttgtgaaaattataattatgtctCTTTGCACAAAGAAAATTCAGGCTTTTCTGATGTTTTAACAACTGATACTTATTCAACTCATCCAAATGTGAGTGGCATTGATAAATTAAGAATGAAATCAGATGTAGATACACAAAAACCACCCTTTGTAGATGCttcaaaaaatagaaacgtacAATCTACTgcatcatcatcaacaacaaaacaaaatcGTTTGCAAAATCAGACTCAAAcatcaaataataatgattataaatttagtactgagaataaaagtaaatcaaaatatgaaataaattcagaTTATATACAAACAGAATATTCCAGCATAAGTGAGCAAACACAACAAGCGTCTCAACAACATGGACAAAAAAATCATCAAAGCTTAACTGCTAAACAGGATAAATCAACATATCCAATATCGAGCTATGACTcacatattaattttgatgTACCAGAAATTAGTACGCAATTAAAGTATTCTATTGAAACTTATGTTGGAgctaattttaaatatgttgATAAAATACAACAACATGGTCAACATAGATATCAACTTTTAAATCAAACTCAGGTCCCTTCGTTACAACAAGGAAGTACTACTTACAATAGTGATGTGAACAAACACAGACAACAGCAACAAGGTAgcaacaaattaaaaaataatcaacaaCAACATACAATTAGAGCTCCGGTAAATTGGATGATGACACCAGAATTTAAACATAATACAAGTATcacagatattatttttccaccAATTGGTAAAGAATTGGAATTTTgtcaaaataatctttttactCAAACTCCATCTTATAATCAAAGCACTCCAAatcaattttacaataattatgatgTTGCAGCACATAGTTTTTCCAATTTGTCAATGTTGCAAAGTGAGCAAAAAAGACCCACCGAGGCATTTTACTCAGAAGAGCAACCCTTTCCCTGGTCACCAACAAAAAATCCTGTTCATAATGTAGAACAAAATCTTGGACAACAAAGTATAAAAGCTATAGATCAACATGCTGTTTCTTCTACATTATCAACATTAGTAAGTGATTTAGACCTAGGAACAAACGTTTCGGAAAAACAAAACTTTTTACTTGGACAAGTACCACCAAGAATTTTGATAGAAcagaataaagaattaattagagataaagaagaaaatgttcttGGACGAGATTTCCACACAGTTTTGAGTACACAAAGTGTTCCACATTCAGCGCAAGGATCGTCTTTTTTATCAGTAAGTCAGTTAGTAGAACAAGAAAAGGCAGAAAAAACACAGCAACAACATTACCATTTACACCATCATCATCCacatcaacatcaacatcctcatcatcatcaacagcaacagcaacagcagcagcaacagcagcagcaacagcagcaacaacaacaacagcaacagcagcaacaacaacaacagcagcagcaacaacaacagcaacaaacaaatagaaagcatcaaagaaaaaataatgtaagtCCTAGAGGTAATAACAAAAGACAAATAGATATTCGGAAACAAACTCCAACAAATGAGCAGCTTCATCAAAGACACGAGGAACAAAAAGCATCGAGTCATACATTTTCAGAGCAAGTTTATCAACATCAACAAAAATATCAACAAAATAATGCTTATTGGAGAAGTAGAAACTGTAAAAGTAATTATACAGCAGAAGCATTAATTAGTTCTAATTCTAATATCAATGATGCTAATCATCAAGATAAACACACATCCATAAAGCTTGTTTCTAGTCATTCACAAAATAAATTCCAAAGTAGTCTACCAACCACTGATGCAGTGATGCCACTAAactatttttcaaatacaGATGACAATACAGGATATGGGCAAATGGTTAATCagaattttaattcttatacATATTCATCAAATGCTAATATCTATCCCACTTCAACGTTTATTACTAGCATACCAAATACATCTAGCAGTTATATGATGCCATTGCATGAAAATACGGATTATATGGAGGTAAATGCTTTCCTACTACCAAATACAGCAATAACAACAGCAGCATCTACTTCTACCACTTCAACAATTAATGTATCTACAAGTGCAACTCCACAAAAACATCAAAATTATGGAAAACATCAAAACTGTGATAAACGCTCCTATGCATCAACtgcaaaaaagggaaaaagaaaaggtatagATGGGAcaatacaaaatattgaaTTCCCTCTTGCTAATATGAATTCATCTCTAGAAGATTATCATcaatcaaattcatttttaccACCTTTGCCACATGCAAATTCTCTTTATCAAAATCATCCACAAACAAACATGTATACAAAGGCTGTAAATAGTTtgccacctccaccaccacctgTTGCTGGTAATCAAAATGTGCCTACAATAACACCTGCTGGTTTTTCTGTAAATCCAAATATTCCCAGAGTTCGAGTCGTCACAAGTAATTCAGTGACTATGTCTCATCACCCATCTGGAACCAGTCTTaccaattttaatttaagtaCAATTTTTCCTGAAATGAATGACAAA ATAACTGGGTATAAACCTACAAGCGGTATTCCACCTGGTCCAACTCAACTATCTAATCATGGATCTGTATCCTATGCACAACGAATAAATTACACAAATTCTTTATGTCACTTACCTCAG gtTTCAGAAACTATGCAGTTTAATAACGACGTTACTTCTGTTACGTCTCGTTCTGCTTCTACTGGTCCagctcctccacctcctccaccaccaccattaccaccaTCAGGagtaattcattataaaaatgtataa